The Lutibacter sp. A64 genome segment CACAGCGAATGACAACTGGTATTGATAGTTTTGCGCTGTTAGCAATACCATTTTTTGTGTTAGCTGGGGAGATTATGAAACAAGGAGGTATTGCAAATAGACTTATTAATTTTGCAAAATCTTTAGTAGCAAGTCTTCCTGGAGGATTGGCTTATGTAAATGTATTAGCATCTATGCTATTTGGAGCTATTTCAGGTTCAGCGGTTGCTGCAGCTTCTGCGATTGGTTCAATAATGACAGATAGAATGGAAGAAGAAGGTTATCCTAGATCCTTAAGTGCATCAGTGAACATAACATCTTCAACAACAGGCTTGTTAATTCCCCCAAGTAACATTTTAATAGTATATGCATTAGCAAGTGGAGGAACAGCATCGGTAGCTGCCTTATTTATTGCAGGTTATTTACCTGGAATATTATTAGGTTTTGCTATAATGGGATATGTGGCTTTTATTGCGATTAATAAAGGATATGCGAGAGGTAGAAGGTCAACACTTTTGGAAGTTTGGACCTATTTTAGAAAAGCTTTCTTCAGCTTATCATTATTAGTTATTGTCGTAGGAGGAATAGTAGCAGGAATATTTACAGCAACTGAAGCTTCAGTAATAGCGGTATTATATGCAGCAGTATTATCTTTAGTATATGGAGATATGAAAGTAAAAGAATTCCCTAAAGTATTGTTATCTAGTGGTAAAACTACGGCAGTTGTAATGTTTTTAATTTGTACCTCAATGGCTATGTCTTGGTTGTTTTCTTTTGAAGGAATCCCAGAAATGATAAGCACATTTTTATTAGAATCTTTAAATAATAAGTTTGCCATCTTTTTAGCAATAAATATTATTTTACTAATTGTTGGAACGTTTATGGATATGACACCAGCGGTATTAATATTTACACCAATATTTCTACCAGTTGTAACTACTCTAGGAATGGATCCAGTTCATTTTGGAATAGTAATAGTGCTAAATTTATGTATAGGAATTTGTACACCTCCTGTTGGTACATTGTTATTTGTGGGTAGTGGAGTTGCTAATGTTTCAGTTACAAAGGTCATTAAATCTTTGTTGCCGTTTTTAGCCATTATGGTAGCTGTGTTAATGCTTATAAGTTTTATTCCTGAAATATCATTGCTTTTACCAAGATTATTTAATTTATAAATGAAATAAGTTAAATTATTGTAGCAGAGAACTAATTTGAAATGAAAACAACAAAAATTTACGTTGTTATAAGTAGCTTTACACTAATAGTTTAAATAGTAAGGCAAAAATAATATAAATATATGAGAGTAGGCTTATTTATACCTTGTTATATCAATCAATTGTATCCACAAGTTGCTATTGCAACGTTGGAATTGTTAGAAAAATTAAATGTGGATGTATATTATCCATCTACACAAACTTGTTGTGGGCAACCTCTGGGAAACTCCGGATATGAAGAAGATTCAAAAGGAGCTTGTCAATTATTTGTTGAAAATTTTAAAGAATATGACTGTATAGTTGGGCCATCTGGAAGTTGCATTTATCACGTAAAAAAACATTTCGATATTTTAGAACAAACACCCGATGTTGTTAAAGTTAGAAATAATGCTTACGAGTTATGTGAATTCATAGTAAAAGTATTAGGAAAAACAGATTTAGGTGCTTCATTTCCACATAAAGTAGGTTTACATAAAAGTTGTCACGGTTTACGCGGATTGCATTTAGGATCTTGTTCCGAAAGAATGGATCCACATTTTTCTACAGAAGAAGATTTGTTGAATAATGTAAAAGGCTTAGAACTAATGAAACTGAACAGAGAAGATGAATGTTGTGGTTTTGGTGGAACATTTTCTGTATTTGAAGAAGCTATTTCAGTAAAAATGGGAAAAGATAAAATTCAAGATCATTTAAATAGTGGTGTTGAGGTTATTACGGGAGCAGATCATTCTTGTTTAATGCATTTAGAAGGTTTAATTAATAGAGATAATAAACCATTAAGAGTGATGCATATTGCAGAAATTTTAAATAG includes the following:
- a CDS encoding (Fe-S)-binding protein — protein: MRVGLFIPCYINQLYPQVAIATLELLEKLNVDVYYPSTQTCCGQPLGNSGYEEDSKGACQLFVENFKEYDCIVGPSGSCIYHVKKHFDILEQTPDVVKVRNNAYELCEFIVKVLGKTDLGASFPHKVGLHKSCHGLRGLHLGSCSERMDPHFSTEEDLLNNVKGLELMKLNREDECCGFGGTFSVFEEAISVKMGKDKIQDHLNSGVEVITGADHSCLMHLEGLINRDNKPLRVMHIAEILNSTI
- a CDS encoding TRAP transporter large permease, with protein sequence MSIEIISIIVLFVSFFALLLMKVPVAYSIGISTTISLLLNIDRMPGLTTIAQRMTTGIDSFALLAIPFFVLAGEIMKQGGIANRLINFAKSLVASLPGGLAYVNVLASMLFGAISGSAVAAASAIGSIMTDRMEEEGYPRSLSASVNITSSTTGLLIPPSNILIVYALASGGTASVAALFIAGYLPGILLGFAIMGYVAFIAINKGYARGRRSTLLEVWTYFRKAFFSLSLLVIVVGGIVAGIFTATEASVIAVLYAAVLSLVYGDMKVKEFPKVLLSSGKTTAVVMFLICTSMAMSWLFSFEGIPEMISTFLLESLNNKFAIFLAINIILLIVGTFMDMTPAVLIFTPIFLPVVTTLGMDPVHFGIVIVLNLCIGICTPPVGTLLFVGSGVANVSVTKVIKSLLPFLAIMVAVLMLISFIPEISLLLPRLFNL